A portion of the Nitrospira sp. genome contains these proteins:
- the nikR gene encoding nickel-responsive transcriptional regulator NikR, with the protein MKQLVRFGVSLDQKLLKTFDQHIQRRRYTNRSEALRDLIRDNLVGQEWDEDKETVGTITFVYDHHVRDLTSKLTDIQHDYHGKILSGMHVHLDHDHCLEVLVVKGKGSEIRQVADALVSVKGVKHGKLTMTTTGKGLV; encoded by the coding sequence ATGAAGCAACTGGTACGATTCGGCGTTTCTCTCGATCAAAAGCTGCTCAAGACGTTCGACCAGCACATCCAACGCCGCCGCTACACCAACCGCTCGGAAGCGCTCCGCGACCTGATCCGCGACAATTTGGTCGGGCAGGAGTGGGATGAGGATAAGGAAACGGTCGGCACCATCACCTTCGTGTACGACCACCATGTGCGCGACCTCACGAGCAAGCTGACCGATATTCAGCATGACTATCATGGAAAGATCCTGTCCGGCATGCACGTGCATCTCGACCACGATCATTGTCTCGAAGTGCTCGTCGTAAAAGGCAAAGGCTCCGAGATCAGACAGGTCGCCGACGCCTTGGTGAGTGTCAAAGGCGTCAAGCACGGTAAATTGACGATGACGACGACCGGGAAGGGGCTCGTGTAG
- a CDS encoding group 1 truncated hemoglobin, whose protein sequence is MKHSLAASLALIGFALSVTGCSTMESTPKSTMADTSLYDRLGGKPAITAVVDDFVGRVAADNRINGKFANTDIPRLKTLLVEQICQASGGPCTYTGRSMKVTHAGMGVSSADFDALVGNLVATLNKFKVPEREKNELLGALGPMKTDIVEQPRMSMN, encoded by the coding sequence ATGAAGCACTCTCTCGCAGCATCCCTCGCGCTCATCGGGTTCGCGCTCAGCGTTACAGGCTGCAGCACTATGGAGTCGACGCCGAAATCAACGATGGCGGACACATCGCTGTATGACCGTCTGGGCGGCAAGCCGGCGATCACCGCTGTCGTGGATGACTTCGTCGGACGGGTCGCCGCAGATAACCGGATCAACGGCAAGTTCGCCAATACGGATATTCCTCGCTTGAAGACGCTGCTCGTTGAACAGATCTGCCAGGCCTCCGGGGGCCCCTGTACCTATACAGGCCGCAGCATGAAAGTCACCCATGCAGGCATGGGCGTCAGCAGCGCGGACTTCGATGCGCTCGTCGGCAATTTGGTCGCGACATTGAACAAATTCAAGGTTCCAGAGCGTGAAAAGAACGAACTGCTCGGCGCGTTGGGTCCCATGAAAACAGATATCGTCGAGCAGCCGCGGATGTCTATGAACTGA
- a CDS encoding DUF4331 domain-containing protein → MLIQIRSLILAALVPLIAAPAFAASHREAPMISNDPAADITDFYVFRSWQDPDKAILILNVIPSQEPGSGPNYFTFADDVLYEIHVDNNKNNIAANIVYQIRFKTEIRQPGNVFPLAYVALPPITALTGGGSEGLLVRQSYTVTEVRFGQQPRDLGTGPMYAVPSNVGSRTTPNYEQLAVKGVFPLKNGGRVFAGQRDETFYIDLGGTFDTLNLHVSPILSPADDANDHIIVDAPGAGTADTFSGFNVNTIALEIPISDLTGPKGNKLIGAYASTSRPKVTVIKKDGDRQNSGRFVQVARMGNPLVNELIIATSMKDTWNATDAEDEANFVSFYCNSALATALNAVFGTGFPTTNREDLVNALLRYSPGPPVCGGGIGSETLSDLLRVDLGVAQTAADSQRRLGPLAHDAAGNPTPDKAGWPNGRRPNDDVTDVALRVVGGILTNPATPNLGDGVNFNVGSVGGNKTANGIATAFPFLPTPHDGRDRRHIDPREPSN, encoded by the coding sequence ATGTTGATCCAGATACGATCACTCATTCTGGCGGCACTGGTGCCGCTGATCGCCGCACCGGCTTTTGCCGCAAGCCATCGCGAAGCGCCGATGATCTCGAACGACCCGGCGGCGGACATCACCGACTTCTATGTGTTCCGAAGCTGGCAGGATCCCGACAAGGCGATTCTGATCCTGAACGTGATTCCGAGCCAGGAACCGGGATCCGGCCCCAACTATTTCACCTTCGCCGACGACGTGCTGTACGAGATCCACGTCGACAACAACAAGAACAACATCGCGGCGAACATCGTCTACCAGATCCGGTTCAAGACCGAGATCCGGCAGCCGGGCAACGTGTTCCCGCTGGCCTATGTCGCGCTGCCTCCGATTACCGCGCTCACCGGCGGCGGATCCGAGGGATTGCTTGTCCGCCAAAGCTACACGGTGACGGAGGTGCGATTCGGTCAGCAACCCAGAGACCTGGGGACCGGCCCGATGTACGCCGTCCCTTCGAACGTGGGAAGCCGAACGACACCGAACTATGAACAGTTGGCGGTCAAGGGGGTGTTTCCCTTGAAGAACGGCGGACGCGTTTTCGCCGGACAGCGGGATGAAACGTTCTACATCGATCTCGGCGGCACGTTCGACACGCTCAATCTTCATGTGTCACCCATTCTCTCTCCCGCGGACGATGCGAATGACCACATCATCGTCGACGCGCCGGGCGCCGGGACGGCGGATACCTTCAGCGGCTTCAACGTGAACACCATCGCCCTGGAGATTCCGATCAGCGACCTGACGGGCCCGAAGGGCAACAAGCTGATCGGCGCCTACGCCAGCACGAGCCGGCCGAAAGTCACGGTCATCAAGAAGGACGGCGATCGGCAGAACAGCGGTCGCTTCGTCCAAGTGGCGCGCATGGGCAATCCCCTCGTGAACGAATTGATCATCGCGACGAGCATGAAAGACACATGGAATGCCACGGACGCGGAAGACGAGGCGAATTTCGTCTCGTTCTATTGCAATTCGGCGCTCGCGACGGCCTTGAACGCGGTGTTCGGGACCGGATTCCCGACGACGAATCGGGAAGATCTGGTCAACGCGCTGCTTCGCTACAGCCCAGGGCCGCCGGTCTGCGGCGGAGGAATCGGGAGCGAGACGCTTTCCGACCTCCTGCGGGTTGATTTGGGCGTAGCTCAGACCGCAGCGGACAGTCAGCGGCGGCTGGGTCCGCTGGCCCACGACGCAGCCGGGAACCCGACGCCGGACAAGGCCGGCTGGCCGAACGGGCGGCGCCCCAACGATGATGTGACCGACGTCGCGCTGCGGGTCGTCGGCGGCATCCTCACGAACCCTGCGACTCCGAACCTGGGGGACGGCGTGAACTTCAACGTCGGCTCAGTAGGCGGCAACAAAACGGCGAACGGCATCGCCACGGCGTTTCCGTTTTTGCCCACGCCGCACGACGGCCGCGACCGCCGGCACATTGATCCGCGAGAGCCCTCGAATTAG
- a CDS encoding cupin domain-containing protein, translating into MTETKLPEELEEQAMLHALGILDPEDRQAFMVRLPGESALVRQAVRAYQATAEALAASLAPVPPPSSLRERLVNRVAKEAAREGEQFELAANALVLGGVPVTPRDSVRERLMSRIGGPADVPLDVKGVADGLVETPVSKGGGRITEGRAGFLDDSVGSPPHRFAHAWRHFLVTLYTSLRLCWKAFLRLLRTIPIRSETSRLSGTKIGFQQSGQGLTFIKAAEGVWREIEPGVKAKVLSFDMASRRAATLLRFAPGTKYAPHRHTEAEDLYVLQGGCNIAGHELAAGDYHRAEAGTEHYDTWTDEGCLLLVVSSPQNEML; encoded by the coding sequence GTGACTGAGACAAAGTTGCCGGAAGAATTGGAAGAACAGGCGATGCTCCATGCCCTCGGGATCTTGGATCCTGAGGACCGCCAGGCCTTCATGGTGAGGCTTCCGGGGGAATCAGCTCTCGTGCGCCAAGCCGTGAGAGCGTATCAAGCAACCGCGGAAGCATTGGCCGCTTCGCTGGCTCCGGTGCCGCCTCCGTCAAGCCTGCGTGAACGCCTCGTCAACCGGGTCGCGAAAGAAGCCGCTCGCGAAGGCGAACAGTTCGAGTTGGCCGCGAATGCCCTGGTCTTAGGGGGCGTTCCTGTCACACCCAGGGATTCTGTACGGGAGCGGCTCATGTCTCGGATCGGAGGGCCTGCGGATGTCCCGCTTGATGTCAAGGGCGTAGCAGACGGTCTGGTGGAGACGCCTGTTTCGAAAGGCGGAGGGCGGATAACTGAAGGTCGGGCAGGTTTCCTTGACGACAGTGTGGGCTCGCCGCCTCATCGGTTTGCGCATGCTTGGCGCCACTTCCTCGTGACACTGTACACGTCGCTGCGGCTTTGCTGGAAGGCGTTTTTGCGCCTCCTGCGGACCATTCCAATTCGTTCCGAGACCTCTCGATTGTCGGGCACCAAGATCGGTTTTCAGCAGTCTGGCCAGGGGCTCACCTTCATCAAAGCAGCGGAGGGAGTCTGGCGAGAGATCGAACCGGGAGTGAAAGCCAAGGTGCTCTCCTTCGATATGGCCTCTCGAAGGGCCGCGACCCTCCTTCGTTTTGCACCGGGTACCAAGTACGCGCCGCATCGTCACACGGAGGCGGAGGATCTCTATGTGTTGCAGGGCGGTTGCAACATCGCCGGCCATGAATTGGCGGCTGGAGACTATCATCGTGCCGAGGCCGGGACCGAACACTACGACACCTGGACCGACGAAGGCTGTTTGCTGTTGGTCGTTTCCTCTCCCCAAAACGAGATGCTGTAA
- a CDS encoding sigma-70 family RNA polymerase sigma factor, which produces MIPTLETTRAAQDQELAQLIALTAQGDQTALATFYDRTSPQVFGMIYKILDNREAAEEVTLDVYTQVWRQAHTYDTTRGAPGAWLMTLARTRAIDRFRAGAAEHGRIESLDAVELFASDDDTPEQNVEGQERRRYVQQALAVLTTEQREAVALAYFYGLSQSEIAAKLQLPLGTVKTRIRSGMIKLREALAPYESGLLS; this is translated from the coding sequence TTGATCCCGACATTGGAAACGACCAGGGCGGCTCAAGACCAAGAATTGGCCCAGCTGATCGCGCTGACCGCGCAGGGCGATCAGACCGCGCTCGCCACGTTCTATGATCGGACGAGTCCACAAGTATTCGGGATGATCTATAAGATACTCGATAATCGCGAGGCTGCCGAAGAAGTGACCTTGGATGTCTACACTCAAGTGTGGCGTCAGGCCCATACGTACGACACGACCAGGGGTGCGCCGGGAGCGTGGCTGATGACCCTGGCCCGCACCAGGGCGATCGATCGGTTTCGCGCCGGGGCGGCCGAACATGGGCGAATCGAATCGCTGGATGCCGTCGAATTGTTTGCCAGCGACGATGACACGCCGGAACAGAACGTGGAAGGGCAAGAGCGCCGGCGGTATGTCCAGCAGGCGTTGGCGGTGCTGACAACCGAGCAACGAGAAGCCGTCGCTCTCGCCTATTTCTATGGCTTAAGCCAAAGTGAGATTGCCGCGAAACTGCAGCTGCCGCTGGGTACGGTGAAGACGAGAATCAGATCGGGTATGATCAAATTGCGGGAAGCCCTTGCGCCTTATGAGAGTGGGTTGCTGTCGTGA
- a CDS encoding DUF3842 family protein has product MRICVIDGRGGGLGRRLVAGLQSQLGDAHQIIGLGTNQAAATAMKAAGAAQVGAGGRAIVATVPTADVILLSLNLVLASATVGDVTPAVVRAILGARAKKVLLPVNQAQVEVVGTEEHKLEHLIARSLRRVQFLVTVGSLA; this is encoded by the coding sequence ATGCGCATCTGCGTGATCGATGGGCGCGGCGGAGGATTGGGCCGCCGGTTGGTGGCCGGACTCCAGTCGCAGTTGGGAGATGCCCATCAGATCATCGGGCTGGGCACGAATCAAGCGGCTGCCACGGCCATGAAGGCCGCCGGTGCCGCGCAGGTGGGTGCCGGAGGACGCGCCATCGTGGCAACGGTGCCGACCGCTGACGTAATTCTCCTGTCGCTCAATCTTGTATTGGCGAGCGCCACAGTCGGAGACGTCACGCCGGCTGTCGTTCGGGCGATCTTGGGCGCGAGGGCCAAAAAGGTCTTGTTACCGGTCAATCAGGCACAGGTGGAAGTCGTCGGCACGGAGGAGCATAAGCTTGAGCACCTCATTGCCCGCTCGCTTCGTCGAGTCCAATTTCTAGTGACTGTCGGCTCGCTCGCCTGA